TCCACGTTCCGGAGTTCGCGTTCGAGCGTCGGCACGACGGCCTCGTCGAGGACGCTGACAGAGACCGTCACGCGGCGGGCGCCGTACTCGAAGGCCCACTCGAAGAAGTCCGCGAGCGTGTCGTAGGCGCCCTGCTCCAGGAGGTCGCGCTCGGTGATTACGACCGCGACGTGCGCCGGCGGGTCGGCGTCGTGGAGCCGGTAGCGGAGGGCGAGGTACCGATCGTACAGTCCCACGCGAGGCCGTGCGCCGCCGAGCGGTAAATGCTCCGGGGATTCGAGCCCACCTGATACAATGGTTAATAGTGTCATAGAAAGCCATATAATCAAACGTATTCGAACTCTAGTCGTAGTAAACGGGAATATACAGATGGAATTTGCCGAAATTGTTGCTGTATTTCGAACGTGCGGATCGGCGCCGCGGGGGGTCGAACGGCGGTGAGCCACTCGCTGCGGACGGTCGCGCGGCGGCCGCTGGTGCGACACCTGCTGCGCCCGGTCGCGGCGTTCGCGGCCGTGGTCGGGGTCGGAGTCGCGGCGTTCGCGGCCGTGGTCGGGGTCGGAGTCGCGGGATTCAGTTCGCTCGGGGGCGTCGGCGTCGTCGACGCCCTCTTTTGGCTGCTGGATCCCACGAGCATCGAGTTGCACTTTCAGGCGCACGAGGGCCCCGAGACGCTGGTGAAGGGCTATGCGGTCGTGGTCCTCTCGGGGCTCGTCGTCACCGGGCTGTGGATCGGCGAGACGGTCTTTTCGGCGGCCTTCGGCGGGCAGATCAAATCGGAGTTCAAACAGATGCAGATCGAACGCGCGATCGACGAGGCGGAGGGGCACATCATCATCTGCGGCTACGGGACGTTCGGCAAGACCGTCGCCGGGTCGCTGCGCGAGGGCGACCGGGAGGTCGTCGTGATCGAACAGGACGACGCCGAGTACCGGCGCGCGGTCGACGACGACGTCCTCGCGATCCAGGGCGACGCCCGGCGCGAGGAGACGCTGACCGACGCCGGCGTCAAGCGGGCCGCCACGGTCGTCGGCGCCATCGACGACTCGAACGCGAACATCCAGATCGCGATGGCCGCGAGCCAGATCGCGCCGACGGTGCGGCTCGTCGTCCGCGTCGGCGACGAGATGTACGAGCCGCTGGCGCGCCGGGCGGGCGCAGACGAGGTGATCATCCCGGAGATCGCGAGCGCCCGGCAGGTGACGGCGAACCTCTGAGGCGGGCGCCGACGCGGAACCGCGACGCCGTGCCGAAATCGCGACACGCGATGTCGGGACCGTTAAGTGCGCGTCGGCGGAACCCCGGAGCGTGCAACCGACGCTTCGGCGAGCGGGCGGGTTCGCCCTCGTTGGGACGCTCGCGGTCGCCGCCCCGGTGCTCGGCCGGGCGGCGTTCGTCCCGTTCGCCGCCGTCGCCGTCCTCGCGGCGTTCGTGATCACGGACGGGCCGCTGTTCGACCTCTTCGCCCGGCCCGCGGACCGCCGCGAGGGTCGGCTGAACGGCCTCGCCGGCTTCTCGCTCGCGGCGGCCGGCCTCGCGATCCTCGCCACCGAACTGGGCCTGCCGACGGACCTGTACGTCGCGGCGGTGTTCGTCCTCGCGTACGGGAACCTCGGCAAGCGGCTGGTGGCCGAGACCTCCGACGAGCCGTTCCTGGGCGCCGCGGGGTTCGGCGTCGGCGGCGCCGTCGCGGGGTTCGCCGGCCAGGCGGCCGTCTCCTCGCTGACGTCGACGTCGATCGCCGTCCCCCGGTTCGCCTTCCTCGCGGTGGCGGGGACGCTCGTCGCCGCGCTCTTCCGGGAGATGCTCTTCGAGCGCGACGACCCGCTCGTGATGCTCTCGACGGGGCTGTTGCTGTGGCTGTTCGACGCGCTCGCCGTCTCTGTCGGCGTCGTCGACGTCGGCGCCGCGCTCGCGGTCACCGTCGCGCTCGGCTACGCCTCCTACGCGCTCGGCGCGGCCTCCGTCGCCGGGATGCTCTCGGGCGTCCTCCTGGGGCTCTTGGTGATCGTCTTCGGCGGCTTCGGGTGGTTCGCCGTCCTCATCACGTTCTTCGGCGTCGGGTCGCTGTCGACGAAGTTCCGGTACGAGGAGAAGAAGCGCCGCGGCATCGCCGAGGAGAACGAGGGCGCGCGCGGCACCGGCAACGTCCTCGGCAACGCCGCCGTCGCGCTGCTGTGTGTGATCTGCTTCGCCGGCAGCCAGTCGCTCTCGGTCGAGGGCGCAGTCTTCCAGTTCGCCTTCGCGGGGTCGATGGCGGCCGCCCTCAGCGACACGCTCTCCTCGGAGATCGGCGGCCTCTACGACAGCCCGCGGCTCATCACGACCCTCGAGCCAGTCCCGCCGGGGACCGACGGCGGCGTGACCTGGCAGGGCGAGGTGTTCGGACTCCTCGGCGCGCTCGTCGTGGGCGGCGTCGCGCTCGCGCTCCTGCCGGGCGTCTCGCCGACCGGCGCGGGGGTCGTCGTCCTCGGCGGCGTCGTCGGGATGACGGCCGACAGCGTCCTCGGCGCGACCGTCGAGGGGCCGCGGTTCGGCAACGAGGCGGTGAACTTCGCCGCGACGTTCGTCGGCGCGGTCGTGAGCGGCCTCGTCGCCCTGGCGCTGTTGTAGCGATGCCGACGATCCGCCGCGCCCGGCCCGCGGACCTCCCGACGCTCGCGGCGCTCCAGTCCGAACTCGACGCGCCGTCGCCGGACCTCCTCGCGTCGTTCGCCGCCGTCGGCGCCTGCCTCGTCGCCGTCCCCGACGGTGAGCGGGTCGGCGTCGACCGAAATGGGGACGCGACCGACGACGGGCGGCAGCCAGTCGGCTACGTCCTCGTGGTCGGCCGCGGCGACGCGGACGGCGACGGCGGCGACGCCCACCTCGCGGAGCTGGTCGTCCACCCCGATCACCGCCGGGAGGGCTACGGCCGCGCGCTCGTCGGGGCGGCGATCGACCGGCAGGCGCCGGGGACGCGCTTGACGCTGCTCGTCGCGGTCGACAACGGCCCGGCGCGATCGCTCTACGAGTCGGTCGGCTTCCGGCCGATCGCGTACCAGCCGCGGTTCTACGAGGACGGCGACGGACGCACCGACGCGGTCGTCTACGCCTACGACGCCTGATGCGGTTACTCAGTGCGAGTCAGTTCGCGACGGACCGGGCCAGCTGGTCCGCCGTCAGCAGCCGGACGCCGACGGGCTTTTTCACGAACTCGCCGGTCGAATCGGCGACCGCGTGATCGACGCCGCGCTGGGCCGCGACGTCGAGGAGGCGCTGGGTGAACTCGCCGTCGACGACGGCGGCGTAGGGCGCCGGCTCGGCCTCCGAGAGCGCGTCGAAGGCCTCCTCGACGGGGTACTCGCCGGTCGCGACGAGGTCGTCGTCGAGGAGCCGGATCCGGCCGGTGTCGCCGTCGATGACCTCGCGGACGTGGTCCCCGAGCGACTGCGGGCGGGGCGTCTCGTCCCCGGTCCCGTCCGTCTCCTGCCCGGTTTCCTCCGAGTCCGCCGCGTCCCCGTCAGCGTCGACCGACGAATCGCTCTCGGAGTCTTCGGTACGTTCGTCGGCGTCCTCGCTCGCGGGCGCGTCGGCGGGGTCGGTGTCGGCCGCGGTTTCCGCTTCGGATTCC
This is a stretch of genomic DNA from Halobellus sp. MBLA0158. It encodes these proteins:
- a CDS encoding DUF92 domain-containing protein; this translates as MQPTLRRAGGFALVGTLAVAAPVLGRAAFVPFAAVAVLAAFVITDGPLFDLFARPADRREGRLNGLAGFSLAAAGLAILATELGLPTDLYVAAVFVLAYGNLGKRLVAETSDEPFLGAAGFGVGGAVAGFAGQAAVSSLTSTSIAVPRFAFLAVAGTLVAALFREMLFERDDPLVMLSTGLLLWLFDALAVSVGVVDVGAALAVTVALGYASYALGAASVAGMLSGVLLGLLVIVFGGFGWFAVLITFFGVGSLSTKFRYEEKKRRGIAEENEGARGTGNVLGNAAVALLCVICFAGSQSLSVEGAVFQFAFAGSMAAALSDTLSSEIGGLYDSPRLITTLEPVPPGTDGGVTWQGEVFGLLGALVVGGVALALLPGVSPTGAGVVVLGGVVGMTADSVLGATVEGPRFGNEAVNFAATFVGAVVSGLVALALL
- a CDS encoding GNAT family N-acetyltransferase; translation: MPTIRRARPADLPTLAALQSELDAPSPDLLASFAAVGACLVAVPDGERVGVDRNGDATDDGRQPVGYVLVVGRGDADGDGGDAHLAELVVHPDHRREGYGRALVGAAIDRQAPGTRLTLLVAVDNGPARSLYESVGFRPIAYQPRFYEDGDGRTDAVVYAYDA
- a CDS encoding potassium channel family protein: MSHSLRTVARRPLVRHLLRPVAAFAAVVGVGVAAFAAVVGVGVAGFSSLGGVGVVDALFWLLDPTSIELHFQAHEGPETLVKGYAVVVLSGLVVTGLWIGETVFSAAFGGQIKSEFKQMQIERAIDEAEGHIIICGYGTFGKTVAGSLREGDREVVVIEQDDAEYRRAVDDDVLAIQGDARREETLTDAGVKRAATVVGAIDDSNANIQIAMAASQIAPTVRLVVRVGDEMYEPLARRAGADEVIIPEIASARQVTANL